In one Nicotiana sylvestris chromosome 8, ASM39365v2, whole genome shotgun sequence genomic region, the following are encoded:
- the LOC104247150 gene encoding transcription repressor OFP8-like: protein MCMQLSGSVLNYYSMENNMVHKFSGLFPSSFSSCQFRNPPDVVENSIVISNSSNNHVLGASSRTQSSIKTQESKSNKNHLKVPKGSNKMHKPNKESNVIKSSSSNSGWFSSEDGDEFSGETEDAFFSLSSGYFSESFHRKTASKRYNQRSYEMGRCSSELSANSISTATSEKKVNGGVGSNLSESKWVKSINGLEFPTLKTEQNRGKISQTRSGGRTCRQTSLVEKFDYYSDSNSDNTRRKTTKCRRKTGRNHRKIKKLSLISSNKVGQFSIVIDGRNEESIAVEKNTSDPYNDFRTSMVEMIVEKQIFGVEDLQRLLHCFLQLNSPSFHKIIFGVFSEICETLFTNW from the coding sequence ATGTGCATGCAGCTCAGTGGGAGTGTTTTGAATTATTACAGCATGGAGAATAACATGGTACACAAATTCTCTGGTTTGTTCCCTTCCTCTTTCTCTTCTTGTCagttccgaaatccacccgatgTTGTTGAAAACTCTATTGTTATCTCCAACAGTTCCAATAATCATGTTCTTGGAGCTTCATCTAGAACCCAAtcttcaatcaaaactcaagaATCCAAATCAAACAAGAATCATTTGAAAGTTCCAAAAGGTTCTAATAAAATGCATAAACCCAATAAAGAGTCAAATGTTATAAAAAGTTCTTCATCAAATAGTGGCTGGTTTAGCagtgaagatggagatgaatTTAGTGGCGAAACAGAAGATGCTTTTTTCAGCTTGTCTTCTGGTTATTTTTCCGAGTCTTTTCACCGAAAAACAGCTAGTAAAAGATATAATCAAAGGAGTTATGAAATGGGTCGTTGTTCTTCTGAATTATCAGCTAATTCTATTTCAACAGCAACGAGCGAAAAGAAGGTAAATGGAGGAGTTGGGTCAAACTTGAGCGAGTCAAAATGGGTCAAATCAATAAACGGGCTTGAGTTTCCCACCTTGAAAACAGAACAAAACAGAGGGAAAATCAGCCAGACAAGATCCGGTGGAAGAACATGCCGGCAAACCAGCCTGGTGGAGAAGTTTGATTATTACAGTGACTCGAACAGTGATAATACTCGTCGGAAAACTACCAAGTGTCGCCGTAAAACAGGGAGGAACCACCGGAAAATCAAGAAGTTGAGTTTAATTAGCTCTAATAAAGTTGGTCAGTTTTCAATTGTTATCGACGGGAGAAATGAAGAGAGCATTGCAGTAGAGAAGAATACAAGTGATCCATACAATGATTTCAGGACATCAATGGTGGAAATGATCGTAGAGAAACAAATATTTGGAGTTGAGGATCTTCAAAGGCTTCTGCATTGTTTTCTACAATTGAATTCACCTTCTTTCCACAAGattatttttggggttttctcaGAGATTTGTGAAACTTTATTCACTAACTGGTAG